Below is a window of Coriobacterium glomerans PW2 DNA.
GGCTACGAGGTGACGCTGTGCTACAGCGGCAGCGATGCCGCGCGAGCGATCTTCTCACAGGAATTCGACCTCGCTGTGCTCGACATCATGCTGCCCGACATCGACGGATTCGAGCTTCTCCGCACCATCCGCGCCGATCGCACCTATCCGGTGATCATGCTCACGGCGCGCGACACCCAGATCGACAAGATCGAAGGGCTCTCATTGGGAGCAGACGACTACGTGGTCAAGCCGTTTCGGCCTCTTGAACTCGTTGCGCGCGTGAAGGCGCAGCTCAGACGCTATACGAGCTACGGAACGCGCGATTCAGGCGAGGAGTCGCCGATCATCTCGGTAAACGGTCTCGTCATCAACAGGGCTGCTCGTTCGGTCACAGTCGATGAGAAACAGGTGCGGTGCACCCCGCTCGAGTACT
It encodes the following:
- a CDS encoding response regulator transcription factor; translated protein: MDTHILVVDDEKTITDLVGIYLENEGYEVTLCYSGSDAARAIFSQEFDLAVLDIMLPDIDGFELLRTIRADRTYPVIMLTARDTQIDKIEGLSLGADDYVVKPFRPLELVARVKAQLRRYTSYGTRDSGEESPIISVNGLVINRAARSVTVDEKQVRCTPLEYSILLYLAEHRGRVVPVEDLFRAVWDEKFLSSSNNTVMVHIRHLREKIGDDAQNPRFIKNIWGVGYTIED